In Flavobacteriales bacterium, one genomic interval encodes:
- a CDS encoding T9SS type A sorting domain-containing protein yields the protein MTNAKSPFLHSLLGILTVLSFILVSGAATAQAGANDPTFNPTDVGFGYSSGTDNGVEAIAVQPDGRILIAGNFTSYNDTARNGIARLDTNGHVDTSFDPGAGASGGFYSIQAIAIYPPNAGPELAGKILVGGELTEYDGTPRNGIARLNADGSLDTVFDPGAGANGAVKAVTLQPDGRILIGGGFNAYDGTPRNGIARLNVDGSLDLNFDPGTGVANNGGGSIVRAMALYPPDAGPGLAGKVLIGGGFTEYNGTVSNYIARLNDDGSLDTGFDPGEEMEFGVSSIVLQPDGKVLAGGGTNLARLNTDGSVDPSFTSTGFGIESLALQSDGKILVGSIQSGAIVRRLNPDGSEDANVDVFAGLSTWVRAIALQPDGRVLIGGNFRYVDGVTAGSIARLDTSFKIDLSFNPGTGADGSVEAIVPRADGKVLVGGSITRYNGTRRKCLAQLNADGTLDPSFSDQDLQGDGVFDSYGLAVRAIAVYPADAGAALADKVLIAGYFSNLDGSARKGIARLNTDGSLDLNFDPGTGAVNDGQNGDLQAIALYPPDAGAGLAGKVLIGGAFTEYDGTPRNHIARLNADGSLDSGFDPGTGTTIDWGDAEVRTVAIYPQDAGPELAGKILIGGRFTEYDGTARNNIARLNADGSLDNSFEPGSGADGGFDPTVHAIAIYPPDAGPELAGKTLIVGGFAEYDGTPRSGIARLNVDGNLDIGFDPGMGLNDRVSTVAIQEVDGKILIGGQFSSYDGTPRNAIARLNTNGSIDHSFDPGTGAEGNINIIAQQPDGRTLIGGTFTSYNGTGRNRIARLLGGNDDCAGTPGGTALPGTPCDDGNTCTVNDTWDLSCNCVGEILTTGITLTPFDTLCTSGAPYLLDHATPSGGTWSGPGVEDNMFTPPMSGSFTLTYSIADPCPMAIQATIVAIGAPSTQIISGQPGGCNLEPVVFAAQPAGGTWGGLAQPDGWVDQSCAVRPISGNATYTYHAPNGDCTEVAYGYLYLAACLNPLPMGPDTALCSNDEFMLSWTWMGGGNVYWSITGADSVITSSPGSTTTGYFSPYQKEPGIYAITGELSSSFPTSCPGIDTLLVTVLAPPVIIIGTHAPLCSNDSPITLSGSPVGGTWTGVGVSDDQFDPAIAGSGTWTLTYTVTEGACTSSDSTTIVVDAAPNAGIGGSVEVCATSAPINLFVYLQGTPQQGGVWSDQFGVTSGLFMPGISQEGTYTYTATGAGPCESATAQLEVNVMDLQLDPILAPDTETIPGTYIFTALPVLIDADSIVWSFPAAWSWDDDPDHTDGEALLMPSETGVYSVCATAYGGDGCIGIEQCFQVIVTDIAARGTTGQRMAIFPNPNNGQFTITMDGLPTIGRILVLDALGKVLQQHMIVGTSTMQIDLGDLASGMYHVRIETEREVVCLPLVVRR from the coding sequence ATGACAAACGCAAAATCTCCCTTCTTGCATTCCCTGCTGGGGATCCTCACGGTACTTTCCTTTATACTGGTCTCCGGTGCCGCCACTGCACAGGCGGGCGCCAACGACCCGACCTTCAACCCCACAGATGTGGGCTTCGGGTATAGCTCAGGAACTGATAACGGCGTGGAGGCCATTGCCGTCCAACCCGATGGCCGGATCTTGATCGCAGGGAACTTCACCTCGTACAACGACACAGCCCGCAACGGCATCGCCCGCTTGGATACGAACGGCCACGTGGATACCAGCTTCGACCCCGGGGCCGGAGCAAGTGGCGGCTTCTATTCGATCCAAGCCATCGCCATATACCCACCAAATGCTGGCCCGGAGCTGGCTGGCAAGATCTTGGTCGGAGGAGAACTCACCGAATATGATGGCACCCCCCGCAACGGCATCGCCCGGCTGAACGCGGACGGCAGCTTGGATACCGTATTCGACCCCGGCGCTGGAGCGAATGGGGCCGTTAAGGCCGTCACTCTACAGCCCGATGGTAGGATCCTTATCGGGGGAGGATTCAACGCGTACGATGGAACGCCCCGCAACGGTATCGCCCGGCTGAATGTGGACGGCAGCTTGGACCTGAACTTCGACCCCGGCACCGGTGTGGCTAATAATGGCGGTGGAAGCATTGTGCGTGCCATGGCCCTTTATCCCCCGGACGCTGGCCCGGGACTGGCTGGAAAAGTCCTGATCGGGGGCGGGTTCACCGAGTACAATGGTACGGTAAGCAACTATATCGCCCGGCTGAATGACGACGGCAGCTTGGATACCGGTTTCGACCCCGGTGAAGAAATGGAATTTGGCGTCTCTTCAATTGTGCTTCAACCCGATGGCAAGGTGCTGGCCGGAGGAGGCACCAACTTGGCCCGCTTGAATACGGATGGCAGCGTGGATCCAAGCTTCACATCTACTGGATTCGGCATTGAGTCCCTGGCCCTGCAATCCGATGGAAAGATTCTGGTCGGTAGTATACAGAGCGGGGCCATCGTCCGTCGGCTAAACCCCGATGGCAGTGAGGATGCTAATGTGGATGTGTTCGCCGGCCTGTCCACTTGGGTCCGAGCGATCGCCCTTCAACCCGATGGCCGGGTGCTCATCGGAGGGAACTTCCGCTACGTGGATGGGGTCACTGCCGGAAGTATCGCGCGCCTGGACACCTCCTTCAAGATAGACCTTAGCTTTAATCCAGGAACAGGAGCGGACGGCAGCGTGGAGGCTATTGTGCCGCGGGCGGATGGCAAGGTATTGGTCGGAGGGAGCATCACCCGCTACAACGGCACACGCCGCAAGTGCCTCGCCCAACTAAACGCAGATGGTACACTGGATCCAAGCTTTTCCGACCAAGATTTGCAGGGCGATGGCGTTTTCGATTCCTATGGGCTTGCTGTCCGCGCCATCGCGGTATATCCTGCTGATGCAGGTGCTGCGTTGGCGGATAAGGTCCTTATCGCTGGGTACTTCAGCAACCTCGATGGTAGCGCACGCAAAGGCATCGCCCGGCTGAATACCGATGGCAGCTTGGACCTGAACTTCGACCCCGGCACCGGAGCGGTAAATGATGGGCAGAACGGCGATCTTCAGGCCATAGCACTATACCCCCCGGATGCAGGAGCGGGGCTGGCTGGCAAGGTCTTGATCGGCGGCGCATTCACCGAATACGACGGCACACCGCGTAACCACATAGCCCGTTTGAACGCGGACGGGAGTCTGGACAGCGGATTCGACCCTGGTACGGGAACGACGATCGATTGGGGAGACGCGGAAGTACGGACCGTTGCCATTTATCCACAGGATGCAGGTCCGGAACTGGCCGGCAAGATCCTGATCGGAGGCAGATTCACCGAGTACGATGGCACAGCCCGCAACAACATCGCCCGCCTGAACGCGGACGGCAGTCTGGACAACAGTTTCGAACCCGGATCGGGAGCAGACGGCGGTTTCGACCCTACGGTCCATGCCATCGCCATCTACCCCCCAGATGCAGGCCCGGAACTGGCTGGCAAGACCCTGATCGTAGGTGGGTTTGCCGAATACGATGGAACGCCCCGCAGCGGCATAGCACGCTTGAATGTGGATGGCAACTTGGACATAGGCTTCGACCCCGGAATGGGGTTGAATGACCGTGTATCTACTGTTGCGATCCAAGAAGTCGACGGGAAGATCCTTATCGGAGGACAGTTCTCTAGCTATGATGGCACTCCCCGCAACGCCATTGCGCGGCTGAACACCAATGGAAGCATAGACCACAGCTTCGACCCCGGTACCGGAGCGGAAGGAAATATTAATATCATTGCCCAACAGCCCGATGGCCGGACGCTGATCGGAGGGACCTTCACTTCCTATAACGGTACGGGGCGCAACCGCATCGCGCGGCTCTTGGGGGGTAATGATGACTGCGCAGGCACCCCCGGTGGCACCGCGCTGCCCGGCACACCCTGCGATGATGGCAACACCTGTACCGTGAACGACACCTGGGACCTTTCCTGCAACTGCGTGGGCGAGATCCTCACCACCGGCATTACCCTCACTCCCTTCGACACTTTATGCACATCTGGTGCTCCGTATCTGCTGGATCACGCAACACCTTCGGGCGGCACATGGAGCGGACCCGGAGTGGAGGACAATATGTTCACTCCGCCAATGTCAGGCTCGTTCACCCTCACCTATTCTATTGCGGACCCATGCCCAATGGCCATTCAGGCCACGATCGTGGCCATTGGAGCTCCCAGCACCCAGATAATCTCCGGCCAGCCAGGTGGCTGCAACTTGGAGCCGGTCGTATTCGCCGCACAACCCGCGGGAGGGACCTGGGGGGGGCTTGCCCAGCCTGACGGGTGGGTGGACCAATCCTGCGCGGTCCGGCCCATCAGCGGAAATGCCACATACACCTACCATGCTCCGAACGGTGATTGCACAGAGGTCGCGTATGGTTACCTCTACTTGGCCGCTTGCCTGAACCCACTGCCAATGGGCCCCGACACTGCACTGTGCAGCAACGATGAATTTATGCTTTCGTGGACATGGATGGGCGGGGGTAATGTTTACTGGTCCATTACCGGAGCCGACTCGGTGATAACGAGCAGTCCAGGATCTACTACTACAGGGTATTTCAGCCCTTACCAAAAAGAGCCTGGCATATATGCGATCACCGGAGAGCTCTCCAGTTCTTTCCCAACGAGTTGCCCCGGCATCGATACCCTCCTCGTTACCGTGCTGGCCCCACCTGTCATCATCATCGGCACCCATGCCCCCCTTTGCAGCAACGACTCGCCGATCACATTGTCTGGGAGTCCGGTAGGTGGCACATGGACCGGCGTAGGTGTTAGTGACGACCAATTCGACCCAGCAATAGCAGGATCGGGGACGTGGACATTGACCTACACCGTAACCGAGGGCGCTTGTACCAGCAGCGACAGCACCACCATCGTGGTGGATGCAGCCCCGAATGCCGGTATCGGTGGATCGGTCGAGGTCTGTGCAACTAGCGCGCCTATCAACCTATTCGTGTACTTGCAAGGAACCCCTCAACAAGGTGGGGTTTGGTCGGATCAATTCGGGGTCACTTCTGGCCTCTTCATGCCTGGAATAAGCCAAGAGGGCACGTATACCTACACCGCAACAGGTGCGGGACCATGCGAAAGTGCGACGGCCCAGTTGGAGGTGAACGTGATGGACCTTCAGTTGGATCCGATCCTAGCACCGGATACCGAGACCATCCCCGGCACCTACATCTTCACCGCGTTGCCGGTATTGATCGATGCGGATTCCATCGTTTGGAGCTTCCCGGCCGCCTGGAGCTGGGACGACGATCCGGACCATACCGATGGCGAAGCGCTTTTGATGCCGTCAGAGACAGGGGTGTATTCTGTTTGCGCAACAGCTTACGGTGGAGACGGTTGCATAGGTATCGAGCAATGCTTTCAGGTTATCGTTACCGATATTGCAGCACGTGGAACAACTGGCCAAAGGATGGCGATCTTCCCCAACCCGAACAATGGTCAATTCACGATCACGATGGATGGGTTGCCGACTATTGGCCGCATATTGGTATTGGATGCATTGGGTAAGGTTCTTCAACAACACATGATAGTCGGGACCAGCACCATGCAGATTGACCTGGGTGATCTCGCATCGGGAATGTATCACGTGCGGATCGAAACGGAGCGTGAGGTTGTGTGTTTACCCTTGGTTGTTCGCCGATAG
- a CDS encoding gliding motility-associated C-terminal domain-containing protein — translation MNSGTAMWSKETSFRFSNHTWRFLVGCMALGVGMAGNEHRIEGTTRTHAGHASRKRICARSLWRMRTMARTAACAMLLVVFGAAWGQPPCESTPLSFIPNPSFEQNTGAPTQVSTDIYHALDYLDYWGQSSDGTVDYYTPGPYYPGYIPMLIPDGNSVLGLIASPGYYEYAGACLTETLSGGCQYVMRLSIASLLLASLVNGSASDVAGPNNCGPYTIAIYGTTACANIPFAGYGCPPANFDMIGSIDYYPDGEWETLNITLDPNANYAAILLGGACGMAPACPPADGNPYFFIDNLILNESAQVLGLELTQEGDPCSDNVCVNVENPSCSVGIYHWYINGIAASPDPNATELCSQDLMLTQHLATGDHVVVQFISDDGWCAQGELDVITHPVVLQAQPYGPFCSNEGQQAYPIVAPIPLLGSSSWSSLPPEPNWSASAPNPAADGLTSMLNPHIITYHYTNSYGCTDSIHIPFTVNDTTLVTWSPDTNLYHICRNASPILLAPLISHPGGSFEVDCGSGWESVTVFDPAVCSLFLDCPEVPLRYTYTNADNCTSVTDTILYVHPLPDPGFTVEEVCSYDSLEIVNTSTIACGAIDVWFWEITGQPDHVDGEVPPFLYGMEQLVAITLTATSDRGCSASYGDTTVVHPVPHADFTVPDACQYDTVSYTDLSTIAWNNGVDVIDQWNWLFGDGGTSTVQHPQHPWNLWGGSFTDRLIVTSLWGCRDTTTRTITINPAPVNSLVFAPNCFGESTAITSTSTIPQGSIDNTWWELETGLIPYSGTSIAHIFSASPPFFHPIVLHNVSDQGCIAVIDTLIEIFPLPQVDYNLSQEEFCAEGTAMFSDASQVPQPYNNTAWAWYINDALWGTGQSIELAFADSGIYDVALVVTTANGCSDTLSNAEQITVHPLPIACFAADPAHTDIYRTEIQFHDSSSEDVEHWTYHFVDGIGFSHDPDPSYVYATFGTYEVQQIVTNEFDCVDTAYATVIIDPDVIINVPNAFTPDGDGINDVFLPVLDGFTVQEYNLTIWDRWGEMIFETDDEHEAWDGTMGSLPVKDGVYVWQVGLRAQSFVGRRKLRGHVTVLR, via the coding sequence ATGAACTCCGGTACCGCCATGTGGAGCAAAGAAACCTCCTTTCGTTTTTCGAACCACACATGGCGTTTTCTTGTGGGCTGCATGGCCTTGGGGGTGGGTATGGCCGGGAACGAGCATAGGATCGAAGGCACTACCCGAACGCATGCAGGCCACGCCTCGCGCAAGCGTATATGCGCACGGTCGCTATGGCGTATGCGAACGATGGCAAGGACCGCTGCCTGCGCTATGCTCCTGGTCGTGTTCGGGGCAGCTTGGGGGCAGCCACCGTGTGAGAGCACTCCATTATCATTCATCCCGAACCCATCGTTCGAGCAGAATACAGGAGCACCGACGCAGGTCAGTACAGATATTTACCATGCATTGGACTATCTGGATTACTGGGGCCAATCATCCGATGGTACCGTGGATTATTATACTCCGGGGCCTTACTATCCGGGTTACATTCCTATGCTTATTCCGGATGGGAATTCGGTACTGGGGCTCATTGCATCTCCAGGGTACTATGAATATGCAGGTGCCTGTTTGACAGAGACCTTAAGCGGAGGATGCCAGTATGTAATGCGCTTGAGCATTGCTTCATTGCTGCTTGCATCACTGGTAAACGGAAGCGCCAGTGATGTTGCAGGCCCAAATAATTGCGGCCCCTATACCATTGCCATATATGGGACCACTGCTTGCGCAAACATCCCATTTGCCGGTTATGGCTGTCCTCCAGCCAATTTCGACATGATAGGGTCCATAGATTATTATCCTGATGGGGAATGGGAGACATTGAATATTACGCTTGATCCCAATGCTAATTATGCGGCCATTCTTTTGGGTGGTGCCTGTGGAATGGCCCCGGCTTGCCCACCCGCAGACGGGAATCCCTATTTTTTCATCGACAACCTGATCCTGAACGAGTCTGCTCAAGTCCTGGGGTTGGAGTTAACCCAAGAAGGTGATCCATGCAGTGATAATGTATGTGTGAATGTAGAAAATCCATCTTGTTCCGTCGGCATTTACCATTGGTATATCAATGGCATTGCGGCATCCCCCGATCCTAATGCAACGGAACTATGCTCGCAGGACCTGATGCTGACCCAGCATCTTGCGACCGGTGACCATGTTGTAGTGCAGTTCATTTCCGATGATGGCTGGTGCGCACAAGGGGAGCTGGACGTGATCACCCATCCGGTAGTGCTACAAGCCCAGCCCTACGGCCCGTTCTGCTCGAATGAGGGCCAACAAGCTTACCCTATTGTAGCACCCATCCCTCTTCTTGGTAGTTCGTCGTGGAGTTCCTTACCCCCTGAACCGAATTGGAGCGCATCTGCGCCAAACCCTGCGGCGGATGGCTTGACAAGCATGCTCAACCCGCACATCATCACCTATCATTACACCAATTCGTATGGATGTACGGATTCCATTCATATCCCTTTCACGGTCAATGATACCACGCTGGTCACTTGGTCCCCGGACACCAATCTCTACCACATCTGCCGCAACGCCTCTCCCATTCTATTGGCACCGCTGATCAGCCATCCCGGAGGCAGCTTTGAGGTGGACTGCGGCAGCGGCTGGGAGTCCGTAACCGTATTCGACCCGGCGGTTTGTTCTCTCTTCCTGGACTGCCCGGAAGTGCCGCTGCGTTACACGTACACCAATGCGGATAATTGTACCAGCGTGACCGATACCATCCTGTATGTGCATCCTTTGCCCGATCCGGGCTTCACGGTGGAGGAGGTATGCTCCTACGACTCTCTTGAGATCGTGAACACTAGCACCATCGCCTGCGGAGCGATCGATGTTTGGTTTTGGGAGATCACCGGTCAACCCGATCATGTCGATGGGGAGGTGCCGCCCTTCCTGTACGGTATGGAACAGCTCGTTGCAATAACGCTCACCGCCACCTCCGACCGGGGTTGTTCCGCCTCGTACGGCGACACCACCGTGGTGCATCCCGTTCCGCACGCGGACTTCACCGTCCCAGACGCATGCCAGTACGACACGGTTTCCTATACAGACCTTTCCACGATCGCATGGAACAACGGTGTGGACGTGATCGATCAATGGAACTGGCTTTTCGGCGATGGCGGCACGTCCACGGTGCAGCATCCGCAACACCCTTGGAACCTATGGGGCGGCTCCTTCACGGACCGGTTGATCGTGACCTCCCTTTGGGGTTGCCGCGACACCACCACCCGCACGATCACCATCAACCCCGCACCAGTGAACAGCTTGGTCTTCGCGCCGAACTGCTTCGGGGAAAGCACGGCGATCACCAGCACGTCCACCATTCCGCAGGGAAGCATTGATAACACCTGGTGGGAATTGGAGACGGGCTTGATCCCCTACTCGGGCACATCGATCGCGCATATATTCTCCGCCTCGCCTCCCTTCTTTCATCCGATCGTTCTGCACAACGTAAGCGACCAAGGCTGCATCGCGGTGATCGACACCCTTATTGAGATCTTTCCGTTACCGCAGGTGGATTACAACTTGTCCCAGGAGGAATTCTGCGCGGAGGGCACAGCTATGTTCAGCGATGCCAGTCAGGTCCCGCAACCCTACAACAACACGGCGTGGGCTTGGTACATCAATGATGCCCTATGGGGCACCGGGCAAAGCATTGAATTGGCATTCGCGGATAGCGGAATTTACGATGTCGCCTTGGTGGTTACCACCGCGAACGGCTGTTCGGACACCTTGTCCAACGCGGAACAGATCACCGTGCATCCCTTGCCCATAGCATGTTTTGCCGCCGATCCAGCGCATACGGATATCTATCGCACGGAGATCCAGTTCCATGATTCCTCTTCTGAAGATGTCGAGCATTGGACCTATCATTTTGTTGATGGGATAGGCTTTTCGCATGACCCGGACCCCTCCTACGTCTATGCCACATTTGGCACGTACGAGGTGCAACAGATCGTCACCAACGAGTTTGATTGCGTGGACACCGCTTACGCAACGGTGATCATCGACCCGGACGTGATCATCAACGTGCCGAACGCCTTCACCCCGGATGGCGATGGCATCAATGACGTGTTTCTGCCCGTGCTGGACGGCTTCACCGTGCAGGAATACAACCTTACCATCTGGGACCGCTGGGGCGAGATGATCTTCGAGACGGACGATGAACACGAAGCATGGGACGGTACAATGGGAAGTCTGCCAGTGAAAGATGGTGTGTATGTATGGCAGGTGGGGTTACGTGCGCAAAGCTTCGTTGGGCGAAGGAAGTTGAGGGGGCATGTGACGGTGCTGCGGTGA
- a CDS encoding tetratricopeptide repeat protein, with amino-acid sequence MDQTGQDTARVSTLLQLARFSRWPHPELTTEYCVAARILSEDLDYTQGKAEAYGWLGYLVNNNGQKDSSIILYRASLRAYSELKDEAGIANSISNIGFVYSTTAYVDSTLKYYHEALRIREDLDDPYGLANSLNNLGYMYNKLGDSEQALRFHLRALAIREAIDDKEGQTASLSNLGYIYKEMGDYSDALNAYQRQQSINIEIGNKKALAESIQNLAFIAGSMGNWTDAVDGHRKSLAIRKELDYPRDISEGEYYLGEALCMVGKHAEGWRHMEKVLRAV; translated from the coding sequence TTGGACCAGACAGGGCAGGATACTGCTCGTGTTTCGACGTTGTTGCAACTCGCACGCTTTTCCCGTTGGCCGCATCCTGAACTCACCACAGAATATTGTGTCGCGGCCAGAATATTATCCGAGGATCTAGATTATACCCAAGGCAAAGCGGAAGCATATGGTTGGTTAGGGTATCTGGTAAATAATAACGGGCAAAAAGATTCATCGATAATACTTTACAGAGCAAGCCTTCGTGCTTATTCAGAACTTAAAGATGAAGCAGGTATCGCAAATTCTATCAGCAATATAGGATTCGTTTACAGCACGACCGCATATGTTGACAGCACACTTAAGTATTATCACGAAGCATTGCGGATTCGAGAAGACCTGGACGACCCTTATGGACTCGCCAACTCTTTGAATAATCTAGGGTATATGTACAACAAGCTTGGAGACAGTGAACAAGCACTTCGGTTTCATTTGCGTGCATTAGCAATCCGCGAAGCGATTGATGACAAGGAAGGTCAGACGGCGTCTTTGAGCAATTTGGGATACATATATAAGGAGATGGGAGACTATTCAGATGCACTGAACGCATATCAGCGTCAGCAGAGTATCAATATTGAGATCGGAAACAAAAAGGCCCTGGCCGAATCAATTCAGAATTTAGCCTTCATTGCTGGTTCAATGGGCAATTGGACTGATGCGGTTGATGGCCATAGAAAGTCACTTGCGATCCGCAAGGAACTAGACTATCCAAGGGATATTTCCGAAGGTGAATACTACTTGGGTGAGGCGCTTTGCATGGTTGGCAAACATGCAGAAGGATGGAGACATATGGAAAAAGTCTTGCGCGCCGTCTAG
- a CDS encoding histidine kinase, whose protein sequence is METYGKSLARRLALGDERGIANSLRTMSAQALVRGWYKKSIRYGEDAVKHFQNLGFPKDTQRALNTLGNAYATTGFWEQAYGVRKAAQHLSDSILDLANVGRMTRLRVTDTQQRIQIKDSVAQAIETTQKSYEQRTSQLKAIKEKNTTRLIAGGALLLVICACTAYLIDRRRRKDQHVRKTAVLQTQAFRAQVNPHFIHSALESINEFVQANESDLASSFLTRFARLMRAVLENARLDEVSLQRDLDVLRDYLELERTRTQNRFSYTIIVDPNTDQEEVLVPPMLLQPFAEEAIWKDLAQQVNGSISITVSKVDDALLMTVQDNGEQTGSGTTVMTETGSDHGVSITKARLELYQQTERRPATLRWTPLTVGHKVEVLLPWRIAA, encoded by the coding sequence ATGGAGACATATGGAAAAAGTCTTGCGCGCCGTCTAGCGTTAGGTGATGAACGTGGAATTGCAAATTCCCTCCGTACTATGTCAGCACAGGCCTTAGTACGAGGGTGGTACAAAAAATCAATCCGTTATGGCGAGGATGCTGTCAAACACTTCCAAAATTTGGGCTTCCCGAAAGATACCCAACGTGCACTAAATACATTAGGCAACGCGTATGCTACAACAGGCTTTTGGGAACAAGCGTATGGCGTACGTAAAGCAGCGCAGCACTTGAGTGATAGTATCCTTGACCTTGCTAATGTAGGGCGCATGACAAGATTACGAGTGACCGATACCCAGCAACGGATTCAGATAAAAGATAGCGTTGCTCAAGCAATAGAAACCACTCAAAAGAGTTATGAACAGAGGACCTCGCAACTCAAAGCAATCAAAGAGAAGAACACCACTCGTTTGATCGCGGGAGGAGCTTTGTTACTCGTCATCTGTGCCTGCACTGCATATTTGATCGACCGTAGGCGACGGAAAGATCAACATGTGCGCAAGACCGCAGTGCTCCAAACCCAAGCTTTCCGCGCACAAGTAAATCCTCATTTCATCCATAGCGCACTCGAAAGTATCAACGAATTCGTGCAAGCGAATGAAAGTGACTTGGCATCTTCCTTCCTAACGCGCTTCGCACGGCTGATGCGTGCCGTTTTGGAGAATGCACGCCTAGATGAAGTGAGCTTGCAGCGCGACTTGGATGTTCTCCGAGACTATCTCGAATTGGAAAGGACAAGGACCCAGAACCGATTCAGCTATACCATTATTGTAGATCCAAATACTGATCAAGAAGAGGTCTTGGTCCCACCGATGTTACTACAGCCTTTTGCCGAAGAGGCCATCTGGAAGGATCTTGCACAGCAAGTGAATGGGAGCATCAGCATAACCGTCAGCAAAGTGGACGATGCACTACTGATGACCGTGCAGGACAATGGCGAACAAACTGGTTCAGGCACGACTGTGATGACTGAAACGGGGTCTGACCACGGCGTTTCTATCACAAAGGCACGACTTGAATTGTACCAACAAACGGAGCGAAGACCAGCGACACTGCGTTGGACTCCTCTCACAGTAGGTCATAAGGTCGAGGTCCTTCTGCCATGGCGGATAGCAGCATGA